From the genome of Papaver somniferum cultivar HN1 chromosome 2, ASM357369v1, whole genome shotgun sequence, one region includes:
- the LOC113350866 gene encoding uncharacterized protein LOC113350866, with the protein MSFLNKVPPIVYVSSWSASAGGGLASDYWKPKMDRSWIRLKDRTSDEYVKGIQSFMAVAKNYTDAEQKTLCPCRSCQNKNPKRKLDLIERHLRSNGFSPSYQVWVHHGEKLNLNDFLPHSNRQDEATSSMQHNEEPEPDEMFEMIDSLSLPIPIDNGSSGEPMERADEHSKRDDCPVCSEPRYIFHQGKGKKVAQKVLRYFPLKPRLQRLFMSKHTASAMRWHKDRHKDKRVETEDMLRHPTDAKGWKDFDGKYEQFARDPRNVRLGLATDGFNPFVNMSNSYSMWPVILIPDQGPRKRYRFVFRPLIDELKELWEVGADTFDASTGKSFQMHAAVILTINDFPAFGNLSSWSTKGYKACPVCNYESSSQRLRSKIGYLGHRRFLPRGHSWRRSKQFNGKSDLRPPPKELNGYDIVNQLEEFKHVELGKNPNRKSKKRKRSISDELNWVKKSIFFEFPYWEFLRIRHKLDVMHIEKNICDNIMGTLLNLDKKTKDTEKARLDLADMNIRSELHLKVLGDKCIKPRASYALTPEQRREFCKFLKSVKFPDGIFPPAFFDVMVHLAVHLTHEAKIAGPVNYNWMYPIERFLGSLKRFVKNKARPEGSIAEGYIVKESLTYCSLYLRGIETKFNREERKNDTSCDGHGKKGTSLPVFSQSACPISGTIYKQLSKKEIEMGHCKHMNELKAQSNVNLHQRQIQELPKWFKRHVLALRDKGSTDTTDELYFIACGPDSRVKSYSGCIVNGVRFFTKSRDDIRTTQNSGLVVEGEHEGKQVDFYGILSDILELKYVYPYRVMLFKCEWFDLDPKKKRVKKDYNLTCIDVSGRWYKDDPFVLADGRQAQQVFYLDDYKFGSNWKVAERMQHRHLWDVPELEEVEEIEETETYKTTEEAYQNNEVSTLLETVEEEDLDAREFSRHDAEAEVVDTPIDLNDNFIYDVESDEEDETAVEYIDSDVEVILSDDEM; encoded by the exons ATGTCATTTTTGAATAAGGTTCCTCCAATTGTTTATGTTTCGTCTTGGTCGGCTTCTGCTGGTGGAG GCCTTGCTAGTGACTACTGGAAACCAAAGATGGATAGGAGTTGGATTCGGCTAAAAGATAGAACTTCCGACGAATATGTAAAAGGTATCCAGTCTTTTATGGCAGTAGCAAAGAATTACACTGATGCCGAGCAGAAAACACTATGTCCATGTCGCAGTTGTCAGAATAAAAACCCGAAACGTAAGTTAGATTTGATTGAACGACACTTGAGGTCTAACGGGTTTTCCCCGAGTTATCAAGTGTGGGTGCATCATGGTGAAAAGCTAAACCTTAATGATTTCTTACCACATTCAAATAGGCAAGATGAAGCTACCTCTAGTATGCAGCACAATGAAGAGCCTGAACCGGATGAAATGTTTGAGATGATAGATAGCTTAAGTTTACCAATACCTATTGATAATGGATCTTCAGGAGAGCCCATGGAAAGAGCTGAT GAGCATAGTAAAAGAGATGACTGCCCTGTTTGCAGCGAGCCTAGATATATCTTTCATCAGGGTAAGGGTAAAAAAGTTGCACAGAAGGTTTTGCGTTACTTTCCCTTGAAGCCTAGATTACAAAGATTATTTATGTCAAAACACACGGCATCTGCAATGCGATGGCACAAGGATAGGCACAAGGATAAGCGCGTCGAAACAGAAGACATGCTAAGACATCCAACGGACGCTAAAGGGTGGAAAGATTTTGATGGCAAGTATGAACAGTTTGCAAGGGATCCGCGTAATGTTAGGCTTGGACTCGCTACTGATGGTTTTAATCCATTTGTAAATATGAGCAACTCCTACAGCATGTGGCCGGTTATACTTATTCC GGACCAAGGCCCCCGGAAAAGATATCGATTTGTATTTCGGCCTTTAAtagatgaattgaaggagttatgGGAAGTTGGAGCAGATACTTTCGATGCCTCTACAGGGAAGAGTTTCCAAATGCATGCCGCAGTCATTTTAACTATAAACGACTTTCCAGCGTTTGGGAATTTATCTAGTTGGAGTACCAAAGGGTACAAGGCATGTCCAGTATGTAATTATGAATCATCATCTCAACGTTTGAGGAGTAAAATAGGTTACTTGGGTCATCGTCGCTTCTTGCCTCGTGGTCACTCGTGGAGAAGGAGCAAGCAGTTTAATGGTAAGAGTGATCTTCGACCTCCACCTAAAGAATTGAATGGATATGATATTGTAAACCAGTTAGAGGAATTCAAACATGTTGAGCTAGGAAAAAACCCAAATCGTAAAAGTAAGAAAAGAAAGCGTAGTATCAGTGACGAGCTAAATTGGGTAAAAAAGAGTATCTTCTTTGAGTTTCCATATTGGGAATTTCTTAGAATAAGACATAAGCTTGATGTTATGCATATTGAGAAAAATATATGTGATAACATTATGGGAACATTGCTAAACCTTGATAAGAAAACAAAAGACACAGAAAAAGCCCGGTTAGATCTCGCAGATATGAATATTAGGTCAGAGCTTCATCTAAAAGTTTTAGGGGATAAGTGTATCAAGCCTCGTGCTTCTTATGCTTTGACACCAGAACAAAGAAGAGAGTTTTGTAAGTTTTTAAAGTCAGTAAAGTTTCCGGATGG GATCTTCCCACCGGCATTTTTTGATGTTATGGTTCACTTGGCTGTGCATTTGACGCATGAAGCCAAAATAGCTGGTCCTGTGAACTATAATTGGATGTACCCAATTGAAAG GTTTCTAGGATCACTTAAGAGGTTTGTGAAAAATAAAGCTCGTCCAGAAGGTTCTATAGCAGAAGGATACATTGTGAAGGAATCTTTAACTTACTGTTCATTGTATCTCCGTGGTATTGAAACTAAATTTAACCGTGAAGAACGGAAGAACGATACCTCATGTGATGGCCATGGTAAAAAAGGGACGTCGTTGCCTGTCTTTTCTCAAAGTGCTTGTCCAATTAGTGGTACAATTTACAAACAGTTATCGAAAAAAGAGATAGAAATGGGTCATTG CAAGCATATGAATGAATTAAAAGCACAGTCTAATGTCAATTTACATCAACGGCAAATACAAGAATTACCAAAATGGTTTAAACGACAT GTTTTGGCTTTGCGAGACAAAGGATCAACTGATACAACCGATGAATTATACTTTATAGCATGTGGCCCGGATTCTCGTGTGAAATCATATTCAGGTTGTATTGTGAATGGGGTTCGGTTTTTCACCAAATCTCGTGATGACATCCGTACGACCCAAAATAGTGGACTGGTTGTAGAAGGGGAACATGAAGGCAAACAGGTAGATTTTTATGGAATTTTATCCGACATCTTAGAGCTGAAGTATGTATATCCATATAGGGTGATGCTATTTAAGTGTGAATGGTTCGATCTAGATCCAAAGAAGAAAAGAGTTAAAAAGGATTACAACTTGACTTGTATAGATGTGAGCGGCAGGTGGTATAAGGATGATCCATTTGTGCTTGCTGACGGCCGACAAGCCCAACAAGTATTTTACCTGGATGATTATAAATTTGGATCGAATTGGAAAGTAGCAGAAAGGATGCAACATAGGCATTTGTGGGATGTTCCAGAACTAGAAGAGGTGGAAGAGATAGAAGAAACAGAAACATACAAAACCACTGAAGAAGCATATCAAAATAACGAGGTTTCAACCCTTTTAGaaactgttgaagaagaagatcttgatGCACGAGAATTTAGTAGACATGATGCAGAAGCAGAGGTAGTAGACACACCTATTGATCTCAATGATAATTTTATTTATGATgtagaaagtgatgaagaagatgaaactgCAGTCGAGTACATTGACAGTGATGTAGAAGTTATCCTGAGTGATGATGAGATGTAG